Within the Naumovozyma castellii chromosome 1, complete genome genome, the region AAGCTGCACTTCTAAAATCCTCAAATTCATGAACTGCTGATATATCTTCAGTATCATCTTGAAGgattttttgtttgtttattaatgaaatttttgcAAGATAAATATTAATGACCTGTTGAAAGATCTCAGTCGAGATCTCATGTGCGTTAGGTTTCAACATTTCGTTAGAGAGAACTGAATAGCATTCCGCTAATTCTAGCCAGAAGTCAATCATTCTTACAGAAAAAAATTCCTGTAAAACGGGGACCAATGGAAAGTTTGTTAGTTGAAGTAAAACCTTTATGTACTGCTGCGAATTTGCTTCgttaaatttatcattagaTATATTTGTAAATAACTTATTGCAAACATCCAAAGTattaatttgaagaaagtcCACTATGCATATTGctaaatctttcaattcagATACCATCTCATTTGTAACCAGGTAATTCATATATTGCAACATCCATTGATTCTTTGCAGTGTCTCCATTCCCAGATCTTGATATACCCAAAAACAATGCCTCAACCTGTTCTCTTAATTCAAAACCCATCAATAATGGATCTTGAGAAAAGACATTGGCAAAAATAACCAAGATTTTTTCAGCCATAGTAAAGTTATCTAATTGTTCAGAAGATTGTTGCATTAAGcttaataaattttgaaacacTTCTGTCAAATCCATCTTACCATCTTGGGAAACATTTTGTGACATAGAAATATAATTGATCCATGAATTAATACAATTATAGACTGTATCGGATGGTATATTTTGTTTAGACGTTAAGTTGGCATTAATTAATGCCATTGTTGAAACGTATAAGTAAGTATGGACAGTTGTATGAATTTTTGCAATCGCATGCTTCTTGGATTGAAGCTTGGTTAGATCCTCAACAATAATTTCTGTAAAGATCAATAATAGTTCATTATATGCCGGATTCGATCCAATGAACAGCAATAATTGTTGATATGGAATTGTGCAGTTTATGGCCTCTGTGATAATTTCATCAGTGTGTGGATTCATTCCCAAATCTGATAGCTCATTGGATTTTGACAATAGAAAAATCACAGTGTCAATTGGATTATTCCAGTTGGTGATAACTACAGGAGCTGCTTCCGTAGGCGTCACTTCTTGGAACGTGGATTCgtttatattattaaaaattaaagaaagatttgacattaattttttaatggTAATCATTAAAGGTGTATATTGTTGAGGATTACTCACATAGTTATTGCAATATTTAGTCAAATGTATCAGATTTGCTCTGAATAATCTCCATAAATCTTCATAGCTGTGGACATTAACATTTATCTGAACTGTTAATGTCAACGCACCAAAGTATTTCACATTTGGTGAGTAGTCCCCACCTTCAAGTAATTCATTTGCCAGCTGGAAACCGTCGTTGGATTTCTGAATCGCTTGTAGTGTTTGTTGGATCTCATTTACATTGTGAGATGGATTCGGAGAGTAAAGTTCCTCGATTAATTTGACGACATCGACTACACTATTCATTCTGAACCGTTGTATCAAGCTCTATGGGACTGTTTTTGTATGGAATATAGCGAACTATTTTGGTATTTAATACAAACTCTTCATgtgatttcaaaaattttcaatattgtcTTCTCTATTACCCGAAAATTCTCGAGGCGCTTAAATAACATGTTCCTTTTCTACGTAACGCTCCATTCTTACTAAGAACGTACTTCATAATTAACTTTGCTAGGGATtaataattatatataatatcaATTCCTACTATccatctttaaataatcACAATTGTGTTTGCTGTGATTTCTAATCCGAGCGTTCTAACAAGATCACATATAACGCGCTTTGAAGACTCAGATTCACCATATATATTTAACATCGGTCTAATTTCGTTGTCATCGGTATCCAGGATCAGTAATTTTCCATTTAAATCAGTAATCTCCTCTAATTCGACAATGAAATACAGTTCTTGTAGTGGCAGTAAACCTGGTGAAACATTCGGAAGAGCACTCATCCCATCACCACCTGCTTTAATCACGCCATAAATTGCATCCTCATCCTCGCTTAAATATGGCATATCAAAGTTGAGCAGTCCAGAAATGTATTgttcaatatcatcatatGCTTCTCCATTAACGCCATATATATTCTCGGCAATGTTCTTGGACTTCACTTTCGTATTAACACTAGGAAAATTGTTTTCTGATTCTGCAGACAATTTTCGCATGAGAGGACTATCAGATGAAGTACCAGTCTCGCTTTCATCCATTACAAATAATTTCCCATTTGAAATCATTTGTTTTCTATGTAGAAAATCAAGAGAGACATATTCGCCATTACACACATCAAGAAGTTCTCCCCCATATGCTCCTTTATAATTCATTTTAGGACAATCTTCTACATAGTAACCCATATAGTAGTACTTTCTTTGAAGCTTTGACAAAATAGCCATTTCCCTCATGGCACTAATTTTTCCCAGAGaccattttttgaaatcagGATCCCAGATGAAATAAACTGATGAGACTCCACTGGGCAAAAAGTCCAATACGGCCATTGCAATTAACTTATCcttataataataacattcATGCGTTGGCCCCAGTCTTGTAATTTTAGtactattattaaaatCTTGATCTTGCCACTCGTTTAGAGCTTTCCATTCCTCAGCAGTCCCTGTAATAACTTGCGGCATGAATGGTCCATCACAAAGAAATCTCTTAAATGATTTCGGGTTGTGTTTAAAATCGTTATGTACATTCTCTTGATATTTGGCAAATAGATCATACTTCTCCTGGGTAAAGATAGCAGGTTCGAATACAGTTTTAAAATCAGGTGAGGCCTTTTCTGCagaaataatttctttaatgaaatcaaaCTTTTGATTCTTCGATGAAGGTTCTTCGATGGCATCTACAGCAGTGATAtgtttcttgaatttcttaACCGTTTTCCTTAATTCCTTGGTTATCTGAAATTGATCCGGAGAGGTTCTGATCGTGAATAAGCGACAGCAGTTCCTTAACATGTCATGTCTATAAATGAACTTTCCAGATCTCCTAAAGCCCAGGTTACAAAGTGTGTCGTACATCTCCACAGTCATCAATTCAGCTTGAAATCCAAGGTTGTACGTTCCTCTATTAGGAGCATCCAGGTCGAACCCGTCCTTATACTTCTCGTACCATGAATCCAAAGGAAAGTAGTTCCTTggattcttcttctttccaTGGCAATACCCACATTCAGAAGCACTTTCTTTGAAGTACATAGGCTTCGTGATAATCAACCTGTCCTGAAGACTCATGGCTACCCCTATATCTAGTCTTCTATAAGCCGGTAATTGACACAGCTGTCTTTCGTTGCATACATTCTTGATATTTATCAAAGTTGAAAGTTCGGAATGTCTTAAAGGTGCGCTTATGGAATTTCAATCGTTGGATTGAACAAATTTACCATTTGTAAGCTGATGAGCATACACTGTCTTCACAAAGAACACCCCCATGAAGCGTTTCTTAACTCAAAAGAGGTATCTCACTACATTCTACGAACTATTTCCTCGTACTTTTCCAACTAAGACACCGATATGGTCAGTGGATCAATCAAAACTACGAAAGGAATATAGAGCCCTACAAGCCCAACATCACCCTGATATGGCTCAAAATTCTGAAGAGCTGGACACACACTCTTCATTACTCAACAAGGCGTATCACGTTTTGAAGGAGCCTCTAACTAGATCGCAATATTTGatcaaattattggataatGTTGATTTAACGCAGGATTCTGTGAAGGAGAAGATTACTCAAAGTGATCCcgaaattttaatgaaagtCATTGAAATACATGAACAATTGATGGATATTGATACTGAAGAGGATGTTAAAAAAATCAGAAGAGAGAATACAGAGAGAATGGCCACGATAGAAGGACAGT harbors:
- the JAC1 gene encoding J-type chaperone JAC1 (ancestral locus Anc_4.103): MKRFLTQKRYLTTFYELFPRTFPTKTPIWSVDQSKLRKEYRALQAQHHPDMAQNSEELDTHSSLLNKAYHVLKEPLTRSQYLIKLLDNVDLTQDSVKEKITQSDPEILMKVIEIHEQLMDIDTEEDVKKIRRENTERMATIEGQLENAFKKKDFETAIKLTVELKYWSNVAYAIKEWAPGKEIQINNH
- the ATE1 gene encoding arginyltransferase (ancestral locus Anc_4.104); this translates as MSLQDRLIITKPMYFKESASECGYCHGKKKNPRNYFPLDSWYEKYKDGFDLDAPNRGTYNLGFQAELMTVEMYDTLCNLGFRRSGKFIYRHDMLRNCCRLFTIRTSPDQFQITKELRKTVKKFKKHITAVDAIEEPSSKNQKFDFIKEIISAEKASPDFKTVFEPAIFTQEKYDLFAKYQENVHNDFKHNPKSFKRFLCDGPFMPQVITGTAEEWKALNEWQDQDFNNSTKITRLGPTHECYYYKDKLIAMAVLDFLPSGVSSVYFIWDPDFKKWSLGKISAMREMAILSKLQRKYYYMGYYVEDCPKMNYKGAYGGELLDVCNGEYVSLDFLHRKQMISNGKLFVMDESETGTSSDSPLMRKLSAESENNFPSVNTKVKSKNIAENIYGVNGEAYDDIEQYISGLLNFDMPYLSEDEDAIYGVIKAGGDGMSALPNVSPGLLPLQELYFIVELEEITDLNGKLLILDTDDNEIRPMLNIYGESESSKRVICDLVRTLGLEITANTIVII